Proteins found in one Danaus plexippus chromosome 3 unlocalized genomic scaffold, MEX_DaPlex mxdp_25, whole genome shotgun sequence genomic segment:
- the LOC133320062 gene encoding uncharacterized protein LOC133320062 → MKFPVLAILLVVAGANALPPSSDVLINESYNKLGQRNFVEDQIKWVIEQIRNVVKLIGLDPVEVEEKSIEIDVPLVDIQIAAILEGLKFEGLSNIRINNLEYNFIFSRLRLDVSLPEISLVVGNSALEVNFFDREFLGVFKGSLDIRSVRLAAEVYVNAGLEGISLRSLSINFSLGGIESDLFLEMQGNDRSDVVNNFLNKRIPAFLKDNERDINRVLEEVVSFILNVIWSS, encoded by the exons ATGAAATTCCCCGTGTTAGCTATCCTTCTCGTTGTCGCAGGCGCTAACGCCTTGCCTCCGTCGAGTGATGTTCTTATAAACG AGTCTTACAACAAACTCGGCCAAAGAAACTTCGTTGAAGATCAAATCAAATGGGTCATTGAACAGATCAGGAATGTAGTAAAACTAATTGGCCTCGACCCTGTTGAAGTTGAAGAGAAAAGTATTGAAATCGATGTTCCATTAGT AGATATTCAAATAGCTGCCATCCTCGAAGGCCTTAAGTTTGAAGGACTCAGTAACATACGCATCAATAACCTAGAGTACAACTTCATCTTCAGCAGACTTCGCCTTGACGTTTCCCTTCCAGAGATCAGTCTCGTTGTTG gaAACTCTGCACTGGAGGTGAACTTCTTCGACAGAGAATTTCTAGGTGTTTTCAAGGGCAG ccTCGACATCAGGTCAGTTCGCCTTGCAGCTGAGGTGTACGTCAATGCTGGTCTCGAAGGAATTTCTCTACGCAGTCTCTCAATTAACTTCAGCCTTGGTGGAATTGAG tcGGACTTGTTTTTGGAGATGCAAGGAAACGACCGTTCTGATGTCGTCAACAATTTCCTTAACAAGAGAATTCCTGCATTCCTGAAGGACAACGAG agGGATATCAACAGGGTCCTTGAGGAGGTTGTCAGCTTCATTCTTAACGTCATTTGGAGCTCTTAA
- the LOC133320047 gene encoding uncharacterized protein LOC133320047, whose translation MKFPVLAILLVVAGANALPPSSDVLVNESYNKLGQRNFVEDQIKWVIEQIRNVVKLIGLDPVEVEEKSIEIDVPLVDIQIAAILEGLKFEGLSNIRINNLEYNFIFSRLRLDVSLPEISLVVGNSALEVNFFDREFLGVFKGSLDIRSVRLAAEVYVNAGLEGISLRSLSINFSLGGIESDLFLEMQGNDRSDVVNNFLNKRIPEFLKDNERDINRVLEEVVSFILNVIWSS comes from the exons ATGAAATTCCCCGTGTTAGCTATCCTTCTCGTTGTCGCAGGCGCTAACGCCTTGCCTCCGTCGAGTGATGTTCTTGTAAACG AGTCTTACAACAAACTCGGCCAAAGAAACTTCGTTGAAGATCAAATCAAATGGGTCATTGAACAGATCAGGAATGTAGTAAAACTAATTGGCCTCGACCCCGTTGAAGTTGAAGAGAAAAGTATTGAAATCGATGTTCCATTAGT AGATATTCAAATAGCTGCCATCCTCGAAGGCCTTAAGTTTGAAGGACTCAGTAACATACGCATCAATAACCTAGAGTACAACTTCATCTTCAGCAGACTTCGCCTTGACGTTTCCCTTCCAGAGATCAGTCTCGTTGTTG gaaaCTCTGCACTGGAGGTGAACTTCTTCGACAGAGAATTTCTAGGTGTTTTCAAGGGCAG ccTCGACATCAGGTCAGTTCGCCTTGCAGCTGAGGTGTACGTCAATGCTGGTCTCGAAGGAATTTCTCTACGCAGTCTCTCAATTAACTTCAGCCTTGGTGGAATTGAG tcCGACTTGTTTTTGGAGATGCAAGGAAACGACCGCTCTGATGTCGTCAACAATTTCCTTAACAAGAGAATTCCTGAATTCCTGAAGGACAACGAG agGGATATCAACAGGGTCCTTGAGGAGGTTGTCAGCTTCATTCTTAACGTCATTTGGAGCTCTTAA